A region of Lacinutrix sp. Hel_I_90 DNA encodes the following proteins:
- the traM gene encoding conjugative transposon protein TraM — protein sequence MKVEKNKIVFAIVLVCILLFIGGYAMLILGEDEEPTIENNQIPVPELEDDQKEYDSKLDALNDLKEVRETNAPSIYDERLLDSTGVYDPDLLDKKKMQMVDSIYQQGQIRYSDRTFENINPRYYPPKPPVKKEKDTTDAIEEQETNVEAKERALEHQLFFASHPIENEDLNSKNTDDFIYVRVDGTQTVKTNYRLQMRLIKDATIYGQRYSKNTPIYGFVNFKPNRTIIDIENINHQPVKLKAYDFQDGSEGIYVENSFRAEVTNEIVGDMVDDINITGVPQVSGFKKIFQRNHKNVKVTITDNYKLILRLPKTKYQGKPIMGN from the coding sequence ATGAAAGTAGAAAAAAATAAAATAGTCTTTGCCATCGTGTTGGTATGCATCCTGCTTTTTATAGGTGGCTATGCAATGCTTATATTGGGCGAGGACGAAGAACCGACCATTGAGAACAACCAGATTCCTGTACCGGAACTGGAAGACGACCAAAAGGAATACGATTCCAAATTGGATGCCCTAAACGACTTAAAGGAAGTTAGGGAAACCAACGCACCCAGCATTTATGATGAACGGCTGTTGGATTCCACAGGCGTATATGACCCTGATTTATTGGACAAGAAAAAAATGCAGATGGTAGATAGCATTTACCAACAAGGGCAGATTCGATATTCAGATAGAACGTTTGAAAATATTAATCCAAGATACTATCCACCAAAACCACCTGTTAAGAAGGAAAAAGACACAACGGATGCTATTGAAGAGCAAGAAACGAACGTGGAAGCCAAAGAACGTGCTTTGGAGCATCAACTCTTTTTTGCTTCGCATCCTATTGAAAATGAGGATTTGAATTCAAAAAATACCGATGATTTCATTTATGTACGAGTAGATGGCACACAAACAGTTAAAACCAATTATCGCTTACAAATGCGGTTGATAAAAGATGCTACCATTTATGGACAACGCTATTCCAAGAATACGCCTATTTATGGATTTGTCAATTTTAAACCCAATCGCACCATCATAGACATTGAGAATATCAATCATCAACCAGTAAAATTGAAAGCCTATGATTTTCAGGATGGTAGCGAAGGCATTTATGTTGAAAACAGTTTTAGAGCAGAAGTTACCAATGAAATTGTTGGCGATATGGTGGACGACATTAATATTACTGGTGTTCCGCAAGTAAGCGGTTTCAAGAAAATATTCCAACGTAACCATAAAAACGTAAAGGTTACGATAACCGATAATTACAAACTCATTTTAAGACTTCCTAAAACAAAATATCAAGGAAAGCCCATAATGGGCAATTAA
- a CDS encoding TraG family conjugative transposon ATPase, whose product MKKINLSAYHPILDIQDHIVFANNGNVVLGYQVDNPEIYSLAEKDFEDIHGSWFQAFKSLPIATVIHKQDIYQKAEYLAEELPNKSFLQRATHDYFKGREFIKHSSYLFFILPHNKALNAPKFTNPFRKVEKGIHKQMDHNVQEFIASVNDAVSFVNNSRKVSLIPLGIDKVLSLTNAYFNGFNEGFDTDILLKKANIEIGDHHFDVLAINSELCYGDVVQSSKTNDKFTSDDFVFHQGFIDGLGLNLNENHIVNQIIYLDDKHKWRKLLDKKIEELKKSSNFGTQNKVILKKIEDIVTKINEDDSSRIIRGHLNIIFWDKDEAQLERIASKIKTEFKELDIVPYYPKDEERKQYFLNSYCCFTSNFSNEDLYVTDLKHALCLYINNTNYQSDATGVIFNDRQHNIPVLKDVWDEKKKRIKARNFAIFAPTGEGKSFLANNILRQYFEQNVRLVIIDLGGSYSKFAKLYPDDHIILRYEQGKNLGINPFYISDVNDLTPERLEDLAIFLLELLASGKATTKAEEVAVKKVLRYYYLQNVGGTHSLENLYQFVDTKKDTFLEELHIQEQHFNIYDFLHILSEYVDDGLYSFLFNVSEDQTYKIEDKRLIVFELDEVKDNKEILSVMLKLIKSAIQRTIWRNKAERGIILFDEFAKQLKFGNVLESVEFYYQAIRKQNGAIGIILQSINQLPNNSTSASILENTQVIYSLRNEKGYAELKNRLNLTSHDLNQLKSIRNNLTGTRKYTEMFIKIGKESNIFRLEVPPEVFAAYLTDGKENEDIMKHFEEHQNMEIAIKIFINS is encoded by the coding sequence ATGAAGAAAATTAACCTATCGGCATATCATCCTATTTTGGATATTCAAGACCATATCGTGTTCGCTAATAACGGCAATGTGGTATTGGGCTATCAAGTGGACAATCCTGAAATCTATTCCCTCGCGGAAAAAGATTTTGAGGATATTCACGGTTCGTGGTTTCAAGCGTTTAAATCATTGCCTATTGCCACGGTTATCCACAAACAGGACATCTATCAGAAAGCTGAATATTTGGCGGAAGAACTTCCGAACAAAAGCTTTTTGCAACGTGCCACACACGATTATTTTAAAGGTCGGGAATTCATTAAACATTCTTCTTACCTATTCTTTATACTTCCGCACAACAAAGCTTTGAACGCACCGAAGTTTACCAACCCATTCCGCAAGGTCGAAAAGGGTATTCATAAGCAAATGGACCATAACGTTCAGGAATTTATTGCTTCTGTTAACGATGCCGTTTCCTTTGTAAATAACAGCCGGAAAGTGTCATTGATACCTTTGGGTATCGATAAAGTCTTGTCATTGACCAATGCTTATTTTAATGGATTCAACGAAGGATTTGATACCGACATTCTATTGAAAAAAGCGAATATTGAAATTGGCGACCATCATTTTGATGTGCTGGCCATCAATAGCGAATTGTGTTATGGCGATGTGGTTCAGAGTAGCAAGACCAATGATAAATTTACTTCGGACGACTTTGTATTCCACCAAGGATTTATTGACGGATTAGGGTTGAATCTCAATGAAAATCATATTGTCAACCAAATCATTTATTTGGATGATAAGCACAAATGGCGAAAGCTGTTGGACAAGAAAATTGAAGAACTCAAAAAGAGTTCCAATTTTGGAACACAGAACAAAGTCATCTTAAAGAAGATTGAAGACATTGTTACCAAAATCAATGAGGACGATAGTTCAAGAATTATTAGGGGTCATCTAAATATTATATTCTGGGATAAAGATGAAGCACAATTAGAAAGAATTGCTTCCAAAATAAAAACCGAATTCAAAGAATTGGATATAGTGCCTTATTATCCAAAAGACGAAGAACGCAAGCAATATTTCTTAAACTCATATTGCTGTTTTACTTCCAATTTTTCTAATGAGGATTTATACGTAACCGATTTAAAACACGCTCTTTGCCTGTACATTAACAATACCAACTATCAGTCAGATGCCACAGGTGTCATCTTTAATGACAGACAACATAACATTCCTGTACTTAAAGATGTCTGGGATGAAAAGAAGAAACGCATCAAGGCAAGGAACTTTGCCATTTTCGCACCTACTGGAGAGGGAAAATCTTTTTTGGCAAACAATATTCTACGCCAATATTTTGAACAAAATGTTCGATTGGTCATTATTGATTTAGGTGGTTCATATTCAAAATTTGCCAAGCTCTATCCAGACGACCATATCATCCTTCGCTATGAACAGGGAAAAAATTTGGGTATCAATCCATTCTATATCTCTGATGTCAATGATTTGACACCAGAGCGATTGGAAGATTTGGCAATCTTCCTTTTAGAGCTCTTGGCTTCGGGCAAAGCAACGACTAAAGCTGAAGAAGTGGCGGTCAAAAAAGTACTTCGGTACTACTATCTACAAAATGTGGGTGGTACACATTCTTTGGAAAATTTATACCAGTTCGTTGATACAAAAAAAGACACCTTTTTAGAAGAACTACATATTCAAGAGCAACATTTCAACATCTACGATTTTCTGCACATTCTCTCTGAATATGTGGATGATGGCTTGTACAGCTTCCTGTTCAATGTAAGTGAAGACCAGACCTATAAAATTGAGGATAAAAGACTGATTGTTTTTGAACTTGATGAAGTAAAGGACAATAAGGAAATCCTTTCCGTAATGTTGAAGCTGATTAAATCTGCCATTCAAAGAACCATTTGGAGAAATAAAGCCGAGAGGGGAATCATCCTATTCGACGAGTTTGCCAAACAGCTCAAATTTGGAAATGTACTCGAAAGTGTAGAATTCTATTATCAAGCCATTAGAAAACAAAATGGAGCGATTGGGATTATACTGCAATCCATTAACCAATTGCCCAACAATTCCACATCGGCGAGTATTCTTGAAAACACCCAAGTAATTTACAGCCTTCGTAATGAAAAAGGCTATGCCGAATTAAAAAACAGGCTCAACCTTACCAGTCACGATTTAAACCAGTTAAAATCCATTCGTAACAACCTTACAGGAACACGAAAATATACCGAAATGTTCATCAAAATCGGAAAGGAAAGCAACATTTTCCGATTGGAAGTACCGCCCGAAGTCTTTGCTGCTTACCTCACGGATGGCAAAGAAAACGAAGACATTATGAAACATTTTGAAGAACACCAAAATATGGAGATAGCCATTAAAATATTTATTAATTCTTAA
- a CDS encoding conjugal transfer protein gives MLSALFVVLIGSKASAQGMPVYDNTNFISFVKSLLESGKQTANLMKTVKFLKTQKENIDKVNNVIKQLQAVRELARNNQRLFDVVQDDLREILNSPFIKPNEVTRISDSFDAILQNSMAGMEYIDQILSSDNLKMTDAERAEVLKEKELESKEMVAEIEAKTRRYREIIQFREMQYKINNRETDY, from the coding sequence ATGTTATCCGCACTATTTGTAGTGCTAATTGGAAGTAAGGCTTCGGCCCAGGGGATGCCTGTGTATGACAACACAAACTTTATCTCTTTTGTAAAATCATTATTGGAATCAGGTAAACAAACCGCCAATTTAATGAAGACGGTAAAATTCCTTAAAACCCAAAAAGAGAATATCGATAAGGTAAACAATGTCATCAAACAACTTCAAGCAGTCAGGGAACTGGCAAGAAACAACCAACGATTGTTTGATGTTGTACAGGATGATTTGAGGGAAATCCTCAATTCCCCTTTTATTAAACCAAATGAAGTTACACGCATTTCAGATTCCTTTGATGCCATCCTTCAGAACTCTATGGCTGGTATGGAATATATCGACCAAATATTGTCCAGCGACAATCTGAAAATGACCGATGCCGAACGTGCCGAAGTCCTTAAAGAAAAAGAGCTGGAATCCAAGGAAATGGTAGCGGAAATTGAGGCAAAAACCAGACGCTATCGAGAGATTATTCAATTTCGAGAAATGCAGTACAAAATCAATAACCGAGAAACCGATTACTAA
- a CDS encoding conjugal transfer protein TraK, producing the protein MKTPYKNIYNILKLNRFIVLTVVIGAVLTCVISVLMVIKLHKETVNNAFVVNSDGSVIPLKLVSQQENLKVEVLAQLELFHTYFYNIDASNYEKNLEKALWLGNSSVDALYRQKKADGVYNRLLQYSLVQKVLNIESKVDIQNEPYKFETKTIFEINRGTITDTYELTTIGNLIHVDRNFPNNTHGLLITNFFESTLRKLENYESRKK; encoded by the coding sequence ATGAAAACACCATATAAGAATATTTACAACATCTTAAAGCTCAATCGCTTTATAGTATTGACCGTCGTTATTGGAGCTGTGCTCACGTGCGTCATTTCCGTTTTGATGGTCATAAAGCTGCATAAAGAAACAGTTAATAATGCTTTTGTAGTCAATTCGGACGGAAGTGTTATTCCCTTGAAACTGGTATCTCAACAAGAAAATTTAAAAGTAGAAGTCTTGGCACAATTGGAGTTGTTTCACACTTATTTCTATAACATTGATGCCAGCAATTACGAAAAGAACTTGGAGAAAGCCCTTTGGTTGGGTAATAGTTCTGTAGATGCTCTGTACCGACAGAAAAAAGCCGATGGAGTTTATAACCGTTTGTTGCAATACTCGTTGGTTCAAAAAGTATTGAATATCGAATCCAAAGTTGATATTCAAAACGAACCCTACAAGTTTGAAACGAAAACCATTTTTGAAATCAATAGAGGTACTATCACAGATACTTATGAGTTGACCACTATTGGAAATTTGATTCACGTAGATAGAAACTTTCCAAACAATACCCACGGACTGCTAATTACCAACTTTTTTGAAAGCACATTACGAAAATTAGAAAATTATGAAAGTAGAAAAAAATAA
- a CDS encoding N-acetylmuramoyl-L-alanine amidase, protein MLQFCVIFGQQKVIIIDPGHGGKDTGAIGTNSIQEKDVSLSIAKEIIRLNETLLNNEFDMYSTRYMDTLISLSDRSRLAESLKADVFVSLHCNASNTSAKGMDIYVHNTNDEEVLIKKSIGMGLSILEESTLKLDFKKRAVRFANFQVLRENIEIRPAILIEMGFISSTDEADYFLKPKNIRAMALAILMGLYNYLNVGL, encoded by the coding sequence ATGCTACAATTCTGTGTGATTTTCGGTCAACAAAAAGTCATTATCATCGACCCTGGACACGGTGGAAAAGATACTGGTGCAATCGGTACAAATAGTATTCAAGAAAAGGATGTATCGTTAAGTATTGCCAAAGAGATTATAAGGCTAAATGAAACCCTCTTAAATAACGAGTTTGATATGTATTCGACCAGATATATGGACACTTTAATTTCTTTATCCGATAGAAGTCGATTAGCTGAAAGCTTAAAGGCTGATGTGTTTGTATCGTTACATTGCAATGCCTCTAACACATCGGCAAAAGGAATGGACATTTACGTGCATAATACCAACGATGAAGAAGTACTTATAAAGAAATCTATCGGAATGGGATTGTCCATTTTGGAAGAAAGCACTCTGAAATTGGACTTTAAAAAACGAGCAGTTCGATTCGCAAATTTTCAAGTGCTACGTGAAAATATCGAAATTCGCCCTGCTATACTCATCGAAATGGGCTTTATTTCGAGCACCGATGAAGCAGATTATTTTTTAAAGCCCAAAAATATAAGAGCAATGGCATTGGCCATTTTAATGGGATTGTATAACTATTTAAATGTTGGGTTATGA
- a CDS encoding ATP-dependent helicase: protein MILDTLSDQQKDAVVKDGNVLLTACPGSGKTRVIIHKLAYALKNIDVNSKQRIVALTFTVRASEEIYRRLNAMGINSNRVWSGTLHSFCLEWIIKPYSCYLPELENGYLIADETYASDIISELKEKHKLKPIDPINFRFDRDGTFAEPKTIQKRVLKDYHERLQTEKLIDFELLLYYSYKLLTKHPKIKKTLSNIFSLICVDEYQDTQDLLYAIISSIVTTGEGSSNLFLVGDTDQAIYASLGGIAKSLEEIQEELNTLPIEQLTLSGNYRSTQRIIDFYSIFQTNPIKIEAIGTNKDVDSIITYNNTIDKGYLVDEIGRLIEHSLDNGIPEDEICVLVPQWWLITTITKQLRAKLPDVNFDASGLAPMSKNRNNIWYKLSRLFLTQPQPKIYSLRYKWCSEVIENFKEHTNTEFSEQYQTERNVLKLINSITSNETEGIDYLNDCFDQFLEAVGIDQTIYAQLLINRKTFFDVIKSRLEDPTFQVPSDIASFMSFYREMSGVVINTCVGVKGEEFETVIAYGLLNGYIPHWNDIFTGDPVAASKKLLYVICSRAKTNLHLISETGRQTKKGNPLEITPELQNLNFEFDEI, encoded by the coding sequence ATGATTTTAGATACTTTAAGCGACCAACAAAAAGATGCCGTTGTTAAAGATGGAAATGTACTTCTTACAGCTTGCCCAGGAAGTGGAAAAACACGAGTGATTATTCATAAACTCGCTTATGCTCTAAAAAATATTGATGTAAACAGTAAACAAAGGATTGTCGCTCTAACTTTTACCGTAAGGGCTTCCGAAGAAATATATCGCAGATTAAACGCAATGGGAATTAATAGTAATCGGGTTTGGTCTGGCACTTTGCATTCATTTTGTCTCGAATGGATTATAAAACCCTATTCCTGTTATTTACCTGAACTTGAAAACGGCTATTTAATTGCCGATGAAACTTATGCCTCGGATATCATAAGTGAACTTAAAGAAAAGCATAAGTTAAAACCTATTGACCCGATTAATTTCAGATTCGATAGGGACGGCACATTTGCCGAACCAAAAACAATTCAAAAAAGAGTCCTTAAGGATTATCACGAAAGGCTACAAACAGAGAAGTTAATTGATTTTGAGCTTCTACTATACTATTCATACAAACTCTTAACCAAGCATCCTAAAATAAAAAAAACGTTATCGAACATTTTTAGCCTTATATGTGTTGATGAATATCAAGACACGCAAGATTTGCTTTACGCAATTATTTCGTCGATTGTAACAACTGGGGAAGGTAGCTCAAATCTATTTTTAGTAGGAGATACAGACCAAGCAATTTATGCATCTTTGGGTGGCATTGCCAAAAGTTTGGAAGAAATACAGGAAGAGTTAAACACTTTACCTATTGAGCAACTTACGCTTTCTGGAAATTATAGGTCCACACAAAGAATTATCGACTTTTACTCTATATTCCAGACAAACCCAATTAAAATTGAAGCTATTGGTACTAATAAAGACGTTGATAGTATAATAACGTACAATAACACCATTGACAAAGGATATTTAGTAGATGAAATTGGACGACTTATAGAGCATAGTTTAGATAATGGAATTCCAGAAGATGAAATATGCGTATTGGTTCCGCAATGGTGGTTAATAACTACTATCACAAAACAGTTGAGAGCTAAACTACCAGATGTAAATTTTGATGCTTCAGGTTTAGCACCAATGTCAAAAAATCGAAATAACATTTGGTATAAGTTATCGAGGTTGTTCTTAACGCAGCCACAACCAAAAATATATTCATTGCGATACAAATGGTGTTCTGAAGTAATTGAAAACTTTAAAGAACATACCAATACTGAATTCAGCGAACAATATCAAACAGAGCGAAATGTATTGAAATTGATTAACTCGATAACATCCAATGAAACTGAAGGTATCGATTATCTTAATGATTGTTTTGACCAGTTTTTAGAGGCTGTTGGGATTGACCAAACTATTTACGCACAACTTCTTATAAATAGGAAGACCTTTTTCGATGTAATAAAGAGCCGTCTTGAAGACCCAACGTTTCAAGTTCCAAGTGACATAGCATCATTTATGAGTTTTTATAGAGAAATGTCAGGCGTCGTCATCAATACTTGCGTTGGTGTTAAAGGAGAAGAATTTGAAACCGTTATTGCTTATGGTTTGCTAAATGGGTATATCCCACATTGGAATGACATTTTTACTGGAGACCCTGTTGCCGCTTCAAAAAAACTACTTTATGTTATCTGTTCAAGAGCCAAAACCAATTTACACTTGATATCAGAAACTGGCAGACAAACCAAAAAAGGAAACCCGTTAGAGATTACCCCAGAATTGCAAAATCTTAATTTTGAATTTGATGAAATATAA
- a CDS encoding ATP-dependent endonuclease, producing the protein MHISSLSIRNFRNFYKSKFIFKKGINTILGENGSGKTNLFFALRVLIDDKLPRYIRFNESDFNRGLGKWAGHWIILSVTFDELDASEEAQVLAVQSSGDMEGSKKTGSYSVYFRPKYQFRKELYDYSQTAGKSVAGLQLFFDKLTIDDYETSYLCRGSGDFSDDTTYKKYVGDFDAVEFPNPDDKEELIFGTFLPREISVHNEVSCTFIKALRDVESDLRSYSTNPLINLLRGKEKTIEVSKQTDIIDSVNKLNDQISSLKEVKDVKDGIDKSIKEAVGTTYGPNIDVKSELPNDMEKLLQSLKLWVGDPDEEGYMGKIWELSLGGANMIYLSLKLLEYEKIRTDRIANFLLIEEPEAHIHTHIQKTLFDNVQTNKTQVIISTHSTHISSVSRISSVNILSRGNMQTLVYQPSNNLDDDYITRAERYLDAIRSNLLFAKGVVLVEGDAEQILIPQMFKKVFGISLDEIGISLVNIGSTGFKNVARLFHKDRIQKNCAILTDLDASIVNLPANEVDDSAYEKHCRASQISGAERKKELDKFCDKNDFLIPFYSKYTFEVDFLLNGNSHEYVQSLPEIFKQQAAIDSSKKKLEEKSVSIAGVEVLRLADKKGKGWLALVVADNLVYNTYIPEYILKAVAFASSHLNNASKAKTAKYRLRKISRSKNDSYYDVATKISFKDKEDQQVIDDYIANFPNDQFTKFLSFI; encoded by the coding sequence ATGCATATAAGTTCACTATCCATTAGGAATTTTAGAAATTTCTATAAATCAAAATTCATTTTTAAAAAAGGTATAAATACTATTTTAGGAGAAAACGGTTCAGGTAAAACCAATCTCTTTTTTGCTTTACGAGTTTTAATTGATGATAAACTTCCAAGATATATAAGATTTAATGAGTCTGACTTTAACCGAGGTCTGGGTAAATGGGCTGGACATTGGATAATTTTATCGGTTACTTTTGACGAACTGGATGCGAGTGAAGAAGCACAGGTACTGGCAGTACAATCTTCGGGAGATATGGAAGGCAGCAAAAAGACTGGAAGTTACTCGGTGTACTTTAGACCAAAATATCAGTTTAGAAAAGAATTATATGATTATTCACAAACCGCAGGTAAAAGTGTAGCAGGGCTTCAGCTTTTTTTTGATAAACTTACGATTGATGATTATGAAACGTCTTACTTATGCAGAGGCTCTGGAGATTTTAGTGATGACACTACCTATAAAAAGTATGTTGGCGATTTTGATGCTGTTGAATTCCCAAACCCAGATGATAAAGAAGAATTGATTTTTGGAACGTTTCTGCCGAGGGAAATAAGTGTGCACAACGAGGTTTCTTGTACGTTCATTAAAGCACTTCGAGATGTCGAAAGCGACTTACGTTCCTATTCTACTAATCCATTGATTAATTTATTACGAGGAAAGGAAAAAACTATTGAAGTTTCAAAACAAACGGACATCATTGATAGCGTTAACAAACTTAACGACCAAATTAGTTCTCTCAAAGAAGTAAAGGATGTGAAAGATGGAATTGACAAAAGTATTAAGGAAGCTGTGGGTACTACTTACGGCCCTAATATAGATGTCAAATCAGAACTTCCAAATGATATGGAAAAACTACTGCAATCACTCAAACTATGGGTTGGCGACCCAGATGAAGAAGGTTATATGGGTAAAATATGGGAGTTGAGTTTGGGAGGTGCAAATATGATTTACCTATCACTAAAGCTATTGGAGTATGAAAAAATCAGAACGGATAGAATTGCAAATTTTCTTTTAATAGAAGAACCAGAAGCACATATTCATACGCATATTCAAAAAACCCTTTTTGATAATGTGCAAACCAATAAAACACAGGTTATTATTTCAACGCATTCTACTCACATTTCATCTGTAAGCCGAATAAGTTCAGTAAATATTTTAAGCCGAGGAAATATGCAGACTTTGGTATATCAACCATCTAACAATCTTGATGATGATTATATAACAAGAGCCGAAAGGTACTTGGACGCCATAAGAAGCAACTTGCTTTTCGCGAAAGGCGTTGTTTTGGTTGAAGGCGATGCAGAACAGATTCTCATTCCTCAAATGTTTAAAAAAGTCTTTGGAATTTCGCTCGATGAAATTGGGATAAGTCTCGTAAACATTGGAAGTACAGGTTTTAAAAATGTTGCAAGGCTTTTCCATAAGGATAGAATTCAGAAAAACTGTGCCATACTAACTGACTTGGATGCCAGTATTGTCAATTTACCTGCAAATGAAGTTGATGATTCTGCTTATGAAAAACATTGTAGGGCATCGCAAATTAGTGGAGCTGAAAGAAAAAAGGAATTGGATAAATTTTGTGACAAAAACGACTTCTTGATTCCTTTTTACTCTAAATACACCTTTGAAGTTGATTTCCTTTTGAATGGGAATAGCCACGAATACGTACAATCACTTCCTGAAATTTTCAAACAACAAGCAGCTATTGATTCTTCAAAGAAAAAGTTAGAAGAAAAATCAGTTTCGATTGCAGGTGTAGAAGTTTTACGATTGGCTGATAAAAAAGGCAAAGGTTGGCTGGCGTTGGTTGTTGCAGATAATTTAGTTTACAATACTTATATTCCTGAATATATTTTGAAAGCCGTTGCTTTTGCATCTTCGCATTTAAATAATGCCTCTAAAGCTAAAACCGCTAAATACAGGTTACGAAAAATTAGTCGTAGTAAAAATGATAGTTATTACGATGTAGCAACAAAAATTAGTTTTAAGGATAAAGAAGACCAACAGGTTATTGATGACTATATAGCCAACTTTCCTAATGACCAATTTACTAAATTTTTATCGTTTATATGA